The proteins below come from a single Arthrobacter sp. zg-Y1171 genomic window:
- a CDS encoding helix-turn-helix transcriptional regulator translates to MLSQVSLDVYRFAVSRPGWTAKEASEALGYTSKVIDGAISELTASCLLLQQGADCPSYTAVSPDVALAELVDPDERTLLELRGRISTRRREMAALTPAYVEARKRLAADSSVEVVEDQEKVQRVLIEYGRSATDRVLIARPGQGANADIHEESVQKDLDLLRSGVRRQTLYHASTRDHVPTRKAVEVITQAGGQFRTLPYMPLRTLIFDDKVAVVARDLHPGDVAGLVVRDTNLIRIFGLLFEFAWGLAEPFLIDDPSREGLTSTQRSVLTALAAGYSDEAIARRVGISVRTCRRHIAWMLEELGAESRFQAGIKAHKAGWI, encoded by the coding sequence GTGCTGTCTCAGGTTTCGCTCGACGTCTACCGCTTTGCCGTGAGCCGTCCGGGGTGGACGGCGAAGGAGGCTTCCGAGGCCTTGGGGTACACCAGCAAGGTAATCGACGGCGCCATCTCCGAACTGACCGCAAGCTGCCTGCTGCTGCAGCAGGGCGCGGACTGCCCGAGCTACACGGCGGTTTCTCCTGATGTTGCCCTCGCGGAACTGGTGGATCCGGACGAACGGACCCTGCTGGAACTGCGCGGAAGAATCAGCACCCGCCGGCGGGAAATGGCGGCATTGACCCCGGCCTATGTCGAGGCACGCAAGCGCCTGGCGGCCGATTCCTCGGTGGAGGTGGTCGAGGACCAGGAGAAAGTCCAGCGGGTACTGATCGAGTACGGGCGCAGCGCCACCGACCGTGTGCTGATCGCCCGTCCGGGACAGGGTGCCAACGCAGACATCCATGAGGAAAGCGTGCAGAAGGACCTGGATCTCCTGCGCAGCGGCGTCCGCCGGCAAACGCTGTACCACGCAAGCACGCGGGACCATGTGCCCACCCGCAAAGCCGTGGAAGTTATTACCCAAGCAGGAGGGCAGTTCCGCACCCTTCCCTACATGCCGCTGAGAACACTGATCTTCGATGACAAAGTGGCGGTGGTGGCCCGCGATCTGCACCCCGGCGACGTTGCCGGGCTGGTAGTGCGGGATACCAACCTGATCCGTATCTTCGGGTTGCTCTTCGAGTTTGCGTGGGGCTTGGCGGAGCCCTTCCTGATTGACGACCCCAGCAGGGAGGGCCTTACCAGCACCCAGCGGTCCGTCCTCACGGCACTGGCGGCCGGTTATTCGGATGAGGCCATTGCCCGACGGGTTGGCATCAGTGTGCGGACCTGCCGCCGCCACATCGCCTGGATGCTGGAGGAGCTGGGTGCGGAGAGCCGGTTCCAGGCCGGGATCAAGGCCCACAAGGCCGGCTGGATCTAA